From one Triticum aestivum cultivar Chinese Spring chromosome 4B, IWGSC CS RefSeq v2.1, whole genome shotgun sequence genomic stretch:
- the LOC123090488 gene encoding wall-associated receptor kinase 2 — translation MIHPRTPNGMLTCWASIAMMLLLLITVPAVAATGDPPTMIGMPNCNTTCGNVTVPYPFGMGPARCYRSPGFKLTCDHGSSNVPRLLLGDGHAGMLEVVDISLDSSTITIDTVQSVNKSGWSGRWSLGGTETTGGLSYFLEPGYNELILTGCNVKATLRGNGSLISGCISLCSAGSVKPNIYCRPNGNFTACTTIGYCKSSIVTASTSLGMELKRLNYCLPNPKDNDLPVNVLIAQTGWFDLQQYLDVVLNITTSDDKDRGKADQLTVPVSLGWGVIHGPANYPIIRVECPDHTAQSICKSTNSDCRQAAYGGAYSCRCMKGYEGNPYLTGGCQEAKVKDCDQNGTYGCLGDCEELQGSFRCHCPRGTHGDPTIPGGCVKSGNLGIIIGFSVASGPCILLLVVGALLITRDLKQRKTMALRHKFFSQNRGQLLKQLVSHRADIAERMLISLEELEKATNNFDQARRLGGGGHGTVYKGILSDLHVVAIKKSNIVVKREIDEFINEVAMLSQINHKNIVKLQGCCLETEVPLLAYEFISNGTLSDHLHVETPRSLPWKDRLRIIGEVSKALAYLHSAISVPIIHRDIKPSNVLLDDALTAKVSDFGASRYIPIDQTGKTTAVQGTIGYLDPMYYYTRRLTESSDVYSFGVLLVELLTRKRPSLCMSSEGDWIVTQFVELHEDGNLVDILDPQIVEEGGKEVEEVATLAVSCMKLVAGERPTMRKVEMAMEALQPPKERVMGGLTSNGANRREVSRCYSLEEEFALSGRYPR, via the exons ATGATCCATCCCCGTACTCCCAACGGGATGCTAACCTGCTGGGCATCCATTGccatgatgctgctgctgctgatcaCGGTGCCAGCGGTCGCCGCCACCGGCGATCCACCAACTATGATAGGGATGCCAAACTGCAACACCACCTGTGGCAACGTGACCGTGCCTTACCCATTTGGGATGGGCCCGGCCCGTTGCTACCGGTCGCCGGGGTTCAAGCTCACCTGCGACCACGGAAGTAGTAATGTCCCAAGGCTTCTGCTCGGCGACGGTCATGCCGGCATGCTTGAGGTCGTCGACATCTCCCTCGACTCCAGCACCATCACCATCGACACGGTGCAGTCCGTAAACAAGAGCGGCTGGTCCGGCCGGTGGAGTCTCGGTGGCACTGAGACCACCGGTGGCTTGTCATACTTCCTGGAACCGGGATACAACGAGCTCATCCTCACGGGCTGCAATGTGAAGGCAACGTTAAGGGGGAATGGGAGCCTCATCAGCGGCTGCATCTCTTTGTGCAGCGCTGGTTCTGTTAAGCCCAACATTTATTGTCGGCCAAACGGCAATTTCACTGCCTGCACCACAATTGGTTACTGCAAGTCATCCATCGTGACTGCCAGCACATCCTTGGGAATGGAACTCAAGCGGCTCAACTACTGCCTTCCCAATCCCAAGGACAATGATTTGCCCGTGAATGTGCTCATCGCCCAGACCGGTTGGTTCGACTTACAGCAGTACCTGGACGTGGTTCTGAACATTACTACCAGCGACGACAAAGATCGGGGTAAGGCTGATCAGCTCACTGTCCCCGTGAGTCTCGGGTGGGGGGTGATTCACGGCCCAGCCAATTATCCTATCATCCGAGTGGAATGCCCGGACCACACAGCCCAGAGCATCTGCAAGAGCACCAACAGCGATTGCAGACAGGCCGCATACGGAGGCGCCTATTCCTGCCGGTGCATGAAGGGCTATGAGGGAAACCCTTACCTCACCGGAGGATGCCAAG AAGCCAAAGTCAAAGACTGCGATCAGAACGGAACATATGGCTGCTTAGGCGACTGTGAGGAACTGCAGGGATCGTTCCGGTGCCACTGCCCCAGAGGAACCCATGGCGACCCCACCATACCCGGTGGCTGCGTCAAGTCAG GTAACTTGGGCATAATCATTGGTTTCTCGGTTGCTAGTGGCCCATGCATCCTGCTTTTGGTTGTTGGTGCACTGCTAATAACTCGCGATCTTAAGCAACGCAAGACGATGGCGTTGAGACACAAGTTCTTTAGTCAAAACCGTGGACAACTGCTGAAGCAATTGGTATCTCATAGGGCAGACATCGCAGAGAGGATGCTCATTTCTTTAGAGGAGCTAGAGAAAGCCACCAACAATTTTGATCAAGCTCGTAGGCTTGGTGGTGGTGGGCATGGCACTGTCTACAAAGGCATTTTGTCAGATCTGCATGTGGTGGCCATCAAGAAATCAAATATTGTGGTCAAGAGAGAAATTGATGAGTTCATAAATGAGGTTGCTATGCTCTCGCAGATCAACCACAAGAATATTGTTAAGCTTCAAGGTTGTTGTCTTGAGACAGAAGTACCTTTACTCGCCTATGAGTTCATTTCCAATGGAACGTTAAGTGACCATCTGCACGTGGAGACACCTAGATCACTACCTTGGAAAGATAGGTTAAGGATAATAGGTGAAGTAAGCAAAGCTCTTGCTTACCTCCACTCTGCCATTTCAGTCCCCATAATCCACAGAGATATTAAGCCTTCCAACGTACTTCTTGATGATGCCTTGACAGCCAAAGTGTCAGATTTTGGAGCTTCAAGGTATATCCCCATAGATCAAACAGGAAAAACAACTGCAGTGCAGGGGACTATTGGATATTTAGACCCTATGTATTATTACACGCGACGACTAACCGAAAGTAGCGATGTCTATAGCTTTGGAGTCCTTCTTGTTGAGTTGCTTACAAGGAAGAGACCATCATTGTGTATGTCCTCCGAAGGTGATTGGATTGTCACTCAGTTTGTTGAATTACATGAGGATGGCAATCTGGTCGATATACTGGATCCACAGATTGTGGAGGAGGGAGGTAAGGAAGTGGAAGAAGTAGCTACTTTGGCTGTGTCGTGCATGAAACTGGTAGCAGGAGAGCGACCAACAATGAGGAaagtggaaatggcaatggaggctcTCCAACCACCTAAGGAGCGTGTCATGGGTGGTTTGACAAGCAATGGAGCGAATCGAAGAGAAGTAAGCAGGTGTTATAGCCTAGAAGAAGAGTTTGCGCTATCCGGGAGATACCCTCGATAG